A DNA window from Arachis hypogaea cultivar Tifrunner chromosome 18, arahy.Tifrunner.gnm2.J5K5, whole genome shotgun sequence contains the following coding sequences:
- the LOC112771138 gene encoding uncharacterized protein, with protein MVGACLDLLNQASHIQNVIKDHTSEEIQKNRLRLKSSIDVTRWLTFQACAFRGHDETPESKNRGNFLEMIKLITSYNDEVARTVLENAPYNAKYTSHQIQKEILHILSNKVRKYICEEIGDSKFCIVVDEARDESKREQMALVLRFVDIHGFIQERFLDLVHVKDTTSLTLKQELCGILSRHGLDVSNIRGQGYDGASNMRGEWNGLQALFLKDCPYAYYIHCFAHRLQLALVAASREVIPVHQFFSKLTFIVNIICSSSKRHDELHAVKTDEIVHLLEIDELETGKGANQIGTLKRAGDTRWSSHFSSVCSLINMYGTTLTVLQKIIVDGSTYSQRGDADSAYNTLTSFEFVLILHLMKDMMGITDILCQALQKQSQDIVNAVQLVHSTKTLIQSMRDDRWEELLKNVKSFCEQHDILIPYLTASYVARQRRSRHQKDHITVEHYFRVEIFLVTIDKQLQELNSRFNDQAMDLLSLSSTLMPKDAYKNFDIAKISTLVDSYYPEDFTEQEKINLPFQLQHFILDVRQHPEMKNLSTIHELCRCLAETKKSKVYYLIDRLIRLILTLPVSTATTERSFSAMKIIKTRLRNKIEDDFLANNLVIYIEKEIAEKFSSDSIIEDFKSLKTRRVPL; from the exons ATGG TTGGAGCATGTCTAGATTTATTGAATCAGGCAAGTCACATCCAAAATGTAATTAAGGATCATACTTCTGAGGAAATTCAAAAGAATCGATTGCGTCTAAAATCCTCCATTGATGTAACTCGTTGGCTTACATTTCAAGCTTGTGCTTTCAGAGGCCATGATGAGACTCCTGAATCAAAAAATCGAGGTAATTTTCTTGAAATGATAAAACTCATAACATCTTACAATGATGAAGTTGCAAGAACTGTGTTAGAAAATGCTCCATATAATGCTAAATATACttcacatcaaattcaaaaagaaatCTTGCATATACTCTCAAACAAGGTGAGAAAGTATATTTGTGAAGAAATTGGAGATTCCAAGTTTTGCATTGTAGTAGATGAAGCTCGTGATGAATCCAAAAGAGAACAAATGGCACTTGTTTTGAGATTTGTTGATATACATGGTTTTATTCAAGAGCGTTTTCTTGATCTTGTACATGTCAAAGATactacatcattaactctaaaacAAGAATTGTGCGGCATTCTTTCTCGGCATGGTCTTGATGTCTCTAATATTCGTGGTCAAGGATATGATGGCGCCAGCAACATGAGAGGAGAATGGAATGGGTTACAAGCATTATTCTTAAAAGATTGTCCTTATGCTTACTATATCCACTGTTTTGCTCACCGATTACAACTTGCATTAGTTGCTGCATCAAGAGAAGTTATTCCTGTACATCAGTTTTTTTCAAAATTGACTTTCATCGTCAATATCATTTGTTCTTCTAGTAAGCGACATGATGAGTTACATGCTGTCAAGACAGATGAAATTGTCCATTTATTAGAGATTGATGAACTTGAAACTGGTAAAGGGGCAAATCAAATTGGTACTTTGAAACGAGCAGGTGATACTCGATGGAGTTCTCATTTCTCTTCTGTTTGCAGTTTGATAAATATGTATGGTACAACGTTGACTGTTTTACAAAAGATTATTGTTGATGGATCAACTTATTCTCAGCGTGGTGATGCAGATAGTGCTTACAATACCCTGACTTCATTTGAGTTTGTATTGATCTTGCATTTGATGAAAGATATGATGGGAATAACTGATATTCTTTGTCAAGCTTTACAAAAGCAGTCTCAAGACATAGTTAATGCTGTGCAACTAGTTCATTCTACAAAAACACTTATCCAAAGCATGAGAGATGACAGATGGGAGGAATTATTAAAAAATGTGAAATCATTTTGTGAGCAACATGATATTCTAATTCCTTATTTAACTGCTTCTTATGTTGCAAGGCAAAGACGCTCGCGTCACCAAAAAGATCATATTACAGTTGAGCATTATTTTAGAGTGGAGATATTTTTAGTCACAATTGATAAGCAATTACAAGAGTTAAATAGCAGATTTAATGATCAAGCAATGGATCTACTAAGTCTGAGCTCTACTCTCATGCCTAAAGATGCTTACAAAAATTTTGACATTGCTAAGATTTCTACTCTTGTTGATAGCTACTATCCCGAAGACTTTACTGAACAAGAGAAGATTAATTTGCCTTTTCAGCTTCAGCATTTTATTCTTGATGTTCGTCAGCATCCAGAAATGAAGAATTTGTCAACTATTCATGAACTGTGTAGATGTTTAGCAGAAACAAAAAAGTCAAAAGTATATTACTTGATTGATAGATTGATTCGTCTGATATTAACTCTTCCAGTTTCTACAGCTACTACAGAGCGATCATTTTCAgcaatgaaaataataaagaCAAGGTTAAGAAACAAGATAGAGGACGACTTTCTTGCGAATAATTTGGTTATTTATATTGAGAAAGAAATTGCTGAAAAGTTTAGTTCTGACTCAATTATTGAAGATTTTAAGTCATTAAAAACTCGAAGAGTaccattataa